One genomic segment of Candidatus Methylacidiphilales bacterium includes these proteins:
- a CDS encoding transposase, producing MLQKNAAGIDIATLCREQGITPGTLYNWRHKYGTTDVS from the coding sequence ATCTTGCAGAAGAATGCTGCAGGTATTGATATCGCTACCTTGTGTCGTGAACAAGGTATTACTCCTGGCACACTGTACAACTGGCGTCATAAGTACGGAACTACGGATGTTTCTTAA
- a CDS encoding Abi family protein: MGRDQMYDKEVKLVNSIHDLYEIVSQNCIEIPDRDSFIELVRSSFENISDRRSKTKFNHPVLNGEDFVDILKKRGLTFDKNEAEFINFIDSVNYHRFKNYLKPLLVIDSRKIDNSIKKVIKIARGIHSSADIESFKNSIAHSFPNIKIKKGASWEIAYSYYLIDAQLREIVLSAVCYFEITLRSILVDIFKYEYKNHHGYKAIIDELKVVDLCSIKENKSSKIIIDRLYKLINNYSKSKIMKYYEAPPMHYLLEESSFGNIIDIIKLLYLVKKEDILLCKFKLGDNRNYFTDFMIIIKTLRNNCAHNKSLLAFNYVRKIKTGVSINHNISHALLIIEYLFFAFPNSKIKQDIKAQYRKKLSAFFIDMKNPKNDFLIGYWRQIGIEYGEYYMNLYKKAIRGDLPFPINRTGEGS; the protein is encoded by the coding sequence ATGGGGAGAGATCAAATGTATGATAAAGAAGTTAAACTAGTCAATTCTATACATGATTTATATGAAATAGTATCGCAAAATTGCATAGAAATTCCAGATAGAGATTCATTTATAGAACTTGTTAGGTCTTCATTTGAAAATATATCTGATAGACGAAGTAAGACTAAATTTAATCATCCAGTATTAAATGGTGAGGATTTTGTTGATATACTTAAAAAACGCGGATTAACGTTTGATAAAAATGAAGCCGAGTTTATTAATTTTATTGATTCTGTCAATTATCATAGATTTAAAAATTATTTAAAACCATTATTAGTTATTGACAGCCGAAAAATTGATAACTCTATAAAAAAAGTAATTAAAATCGCTCGTGGGATTCATTCAAGCGCCGATATCGAATCGTTCAAGAATTCTATAGCACATTCATTTCCTAATATAAAAATAAAAAAAGGCGCCTCTTGGGAAATTGCTTATAGTTATTATTTAATTGACGCTCAATTAAGAGAAATCGTATTAAGTGCAGTTTGTTATTTTGAAATAACTCTTAGATCAATACTTGTTGATATATTTAAATATGAATATAAAAATCATCATGGTTATAAAGCCATCATTGATGAACTAAAAGTAGTTGATTTATGTTCAATTAAGGAAAATAAAAGCTCTAAAATAATAATTGACAGATTATATAAATTAATAAATAATTATAGTAAAAGTAAAATAATGAAATATTATGAAGCACCCCCTATGCATTATCTCTTGGAAGAATCTAGCTTTGGGAATATTATAGATATAATTAAATTATTATATTTAGTGAAAAAAGAAGATATATTATTGTGTAAATTTAAACTAGGTGACAATAGAAATTATTTTACAGATTTCATGATTATAATCAAAACGTTAAGAAATAATTGTGCGCATAATAAAAGCTTGTTAGCTTTTAATTATGTTCGAAAAATTAAGACGGGTGTAAGCATCAATCATAATATTTCTCACGCACTGTTAATTATTGAATATTTATTCTTTGCTTTTCCTAATAGTAAGATTAAACAAGATATTAAAGCGCAATATCGTAAAAAACTTTCAGCATTTTTTATTGACATGAAAAACCCTAAAAACGATTTTCTAATAGGATATTGGCGTCAGATAGGAATTGAGTATGGAGAATACTATATGAATTTGTACAAAAAAGCTATAAGAGGTGATTTACCATTTCCGATCAATAGAACTGGGGAAGGGTCCTAA
- a CDS encoding AAA domain-containing protein, protein MASNTNQSSLLYRICQYYLSCINKEDEGISVATSSNRNEEVEYVALPSLEDIFETQRIKSDQANKLLSRIRKDKSRLALSLGYPVILRPQKLKSGTIIHYLEPILLFSVLAENNSITLEDNLPKVNKKIVKLFSNGFSNEYIAEANQLEHELEIPNITSLTELNCLIGKLQSIRSEWPWVDTINALLLRDALSVTELGTKGIYNNAVLVVAERTPFTLGLESELKQLSELSLQDISNTALGEFFNPSTISPVSEVDSDPIIEIAPLSIDQKEAVKKSLTQTLSVVIGPPGTGKSQVVANVLVNNIWKGNKTLFTSKNNKAVDVVEERLANLGCQSLFVRVGAGIYQDNLAKHFLQLLTAPQKDNTTNQYHSYLQTIKTLSSMISDIHAKEQELIMHRNIVDTLDQEIKSIHTLLTAEEIDFCRNSNLSEIHTALDAFNCSLQEGVKANNNLLVRLFWILLRKNKFNNIHATFDSLKTKWSPPLEQPVLPYNDATLAPWFDCYDTIQNKYNEYLTYNKYIHALKILQRSKQLSELAKELISIKHDYNKYSLLLWQDWVSQQIATIQNSHRKKLNNYSTLLEIVISNKEKFLAKEIQSQYNKLTQELSHAVPCWIVTSLSVKNRIPFEPNYFDLVVIDESGQCDIASILPLLYRAKRAVIIGDDKQLRHISGIDHWIDQKLLINYALEENNIGWSYTYNSLFSLAMTYCQPNNVTELREHYRSHASIIEFSNKHYYQNKLLIATNYTKLVTPKMYTSGIRWVNIEGSVIRPPTGSAYNEAEAKALVKDLQIVLLEDNYVGSIGVVTPFRAQANYIRTLIMQNHLLNSKINANNLIIDAIHSFQGDERDIIYFSPVLSTGMQKGAINFLKQNSNLFNVAITRARAHLVVVGDKNACANSQVPHLASFVEYFSTLENNPQSRNLTTDDCTNIYPQVSNPNQVSEWEKKLYSEMYRAGIHTIPQYQIDKYILDFALLYGDRKLNIEVDGEYYHRNWDGEICRRDQLRNNRMIELGWDILRFWVYEIRDDMQQCIERINTWKNSKST, encoded by the coding sequence ATGGCTAGCAATACAAATCAATCAAGTTTATTGTATAGAATTTGTCAATACTATCTTTCTTGTATAAATAAAGAAGATGAAGGTATTAGCGTAGCAACCTCTAGCAATAGAAATGAAGAAGTGGAATATGTCGCATTGCCTTCATTAGAAGATATATTTGAAACGCAAAGAATTAAAAGTGATCAGGCAAACAAGCTACTCAGTAGAATTAGAAAAGATAAAAGTAGATTGGCGCTGAGTCTTGGGTATCCAGTTATATTGAGACCACAGAAATTAAAATCTGGAACTATTATTCATTATCTTGAACCTATACTATTATTTTCTGTATTAGCAGAAAATAATAGTATAACGCTAGAAGATAACTTACCAAAAGTAAATAAGAAAATTGTTAAGCTATTTTCAAATGGTTTTAGTAATGAATATATAGCTGAAGCAAATCAGTTAGAACATGAGCTTGAAATACCGAATATAACATCGCTCACTGAATTAAATTGCCTCATAGGTAAACTGCAATCAATAAGAAGTGAGTGGCCATGGGTAGACACAATAAATGCGCTTCTATTGAGAGATGCATTATCAGTTACTGAACTAGGTACTAAAGGTATTTACAACAATGCAGTATTAGTAGTTGCGGAACGCACGCCATTTACCCTGGGACTAGAATCTGAATTAAAACAACTATCAGAACTATCATTACAAGATATATCAAACACTGCCTTAGGTGAATTTTTTAATCCCAGCACCATCTCACCTGTTTCAGAGGTTGATTCCGATCCGATTATTGAAATAGCCCCACTCAGCATTGATCAAAAAGAAGCAGTTAAAAAATCTTTGACACAAACATTAAGCGTGGTAATTGGACCTCCTGGAACTGGTAAATCTCAAGTAGTGGCAAATGTGCTAGTCAATAATATTTGGAAAGGAAATAAAACATTATTTACTAGTAAAAATAATAAAGCGGTTGATGTGGTTGAAGAGCGTTTAGCTAACCTTGGTTGTCAGTCATTATTTGTACGAGTCGGCGCTGGGATATACCAAGATAATCTGGCAAAGCACTTTTTGCAGTTGCTTACTGCTCCACAAAAAGATAATACTACCAATCAATATCATAGCTATCTTCAAACAATCAAAACGCTTTCATCGATGATTTCTGATATTCATGCTAAAGAGCAAGAACTAATCATGCATAGAAATATTGTAGATACCCTAGATCAAGAAATTAAATCAATACATACATTGCTTACTGCAGAGGAAATTGATTTTTGCAGGAATAGCAATCTTTCAGAAATACACACAGCGTTAGATGCATTCAATTGCAGTCTGCAAGAAGGAGTGAAGGCAAATAATAATCTACTGGTGAGATTATTTTGGATTTTGCTGCGTAAAAATAAATTTAACAACATTCATGCTACATTTGATTCATTAAAAACAAAATGGAGCCCACCGCTAGAGCAGCCAGTGCTACCTTATAATGACGCTACCCTAGCACCGTGGTTTGATTGTTACGATACTATTCAAAATAAGTATAACGAGTATCTTACCTATAATAAATATATTCATGCCTTAAAAATACTTCAACGCTCAAAGCAGCTTTCTGAATTAGCAAAAGAACTTATATCAATCAAGCATGACTACAATAAATACTCACTACTGCTTTGGCAAGACTGGGTATCACAACAAATTGCAACGATACAAAATTCACATAGAAAAAAATTAAATAACTACAGTACACTGCTGGAAATAGTTATCAGCAACAAAGAAAAGTTCCTAGCAAAAGAAATCCAATCTCAATATAATAAATTAACACAAGAACTTTCTCATGCAGTACCATGTTGGATAGTTACATCACTCTCAGTGAAAAATAGAATTCCTTTTGAGCCTAATTATTTTGATTTGGTGGTGATAGATGAATCAGGGCAATGTGATATCGCTTCTATACTACCACTTCTCTACAGAGCGAAACGAGCAGTAATCATCGGAGACGACAAACAGTTGCGCCATATTAGTGGTATTGATCATTGGATAGATCAGAAGTTGCTGATTAACTACGCACTAGAAGAAAATAATATCGGATGGTCATATACTTATAATTCACTTTTTAGTCTGGCAATGACCTATTGCCAACCAAATAATGTAACTGAACTGCGTGAGCATTATAGAAGCCATGCTTCTATCATTGAATTTTCCAATAAACATTACTATCAAAATAAACTTTTAATCGCAACAAACTATACCAAATTAGTAACTCCAAAAATGTATACTTCTGGAATTCGTTGGGTTAATATTGAAGGCAGTGTTATTAGACCTCCAACTGGGAGTGCGTATAATGAAGCTGAGGCAAAGGCATTAGTTAAAGACTTACAAATAGTACTGCTGGAAGATAATTATGTTGGTAGCATTGGAGTTGTTACTCCATTTAGAGCGCAGGCAAATTATATAAGAACTCTCATTATGCAAAACCATCTACTCAACTCAAAAATTAATGCCAATAATTTAATCATAGATGCAATTCATAGTTTTCAAGGTGATGAAAGGGATATAATTTATTTTTCACCTGTACTGAGTACTGGAATGCAAAAAGGTGCAATTAATTTTCTTAAACAAAACAGCAACCTCTTTAATGTGGCCATCACTCGTGCCCGAGCACATCTAGTCGTCGTGGGTGATAAAAATGCTTGCGCCAACTCTCAAGTACCACATCTTGCATCATTTGTAGAGTATTTTTCTACATTAGAAAACAATCCACAATCACGCAACTTAACCACAGATGATTGTACCAATATATATCCACAGGTATCAAACCCCAACCAAGTCTCTGAATGGGAAAAGAAACTCTATAGTGAAATGTATAGAGCTGGCATTCATACCATTCCACAATACCAAATAGATAAATATATTCTTGACTTCGCACTATTGTATGGCGATAGAAAACTCAACATAGAAGTAGATGGTGAGTACTACCATCGCAACTGGGATGGAGAGATATGCCGAAGAGACCAATTAAGAAACAATAGAATGATTGAACTTGGATGGGATATACTCAGGTTTTGGGTATATGAAATTAGAGACGATATGCAACAATGTATTGAAAGAATTAATACATGGAAAAACAGTAAGAGCACATAG
- a CDS encoding RNA-directed DNA polymerase encodes MTDKIKKITDLSDTDARIFFLKEESYFTFDLPVYFTFNNLLQEISDQLKSTPLIINNIQAKNCEKVNYKLIHNKNGRYSWRSLQLIHPVIYVSLVHEITKNNNWGIIIDKLRDYKAKNVVDCLSMPSISEDDKSQKATQIIVWLQEIEQKSIALSLDYEYIFQTDIVNCYDSIYTHSISWALHTREEAKKPGNRNNFDLVGVVIDKYLQSMSNGQTNGIPQGSLLMDFIAEIVLGYVDSELSERIKINDINKEEFKILRYRDDYRIFVDNPQIGEKIIKHLSIVLAESGFKINSDKTKSSKNIINDSIKEDKLFYIHNYKYSKNIQYELLVINNYADKYPNSGSLNKLLQKLFNRIESWTSTNQNIEVIIGILMHIAYKNPITYPIAASILSKFLSLLSNDQEKINIIVKIIEKFKKIPNTEHLDLWLQRVSLNLKNDIEYLGSLCEVVKKIKNIEVMDNKKIWNSEWVKGYPELYKIIESTNIVNSEIIEKIETVIREEEVLLFGKKTQYYN; translated from the coding sequence GTGACGGATAAAATTAAAAAAATAACAGATTTATCTGACACAGATGCTAGAATTTTCTTCTTAAAAGAAGAGAGCTATTTTACATTTGATTTACCTGTATATTTTACTTTCAATAATCTACTTCAAGAAATATCAGATCAATTAAAATCAACACCTTTAATTATAAATAATATACAAGCAAAGAATTGTGAAAAGGTTAATTATAAACTAATCCATAATAAGAATGGTAGGTATTCTTGGAGATCACTTCAACTTATTCACCCAGTGATTTATGTTTCACTTGTTCATGAAATAACTAAAAATAATAATTGGGGAATTATTATTGATAAGTTAAGAGATTACAAAGCTAAAAATGTTGTTGATTGTTTAAGTATGCCATCTATTTCAGAAGATGATAAGTCTCAAAAAGCAACTCAGATTATAGTTTGGTTACAAGAAATTGAACAAAAGTCAATAGCTTTATCTTTGGATTATGAATATATATTTCAAACAGATATTGTTAATTGTTATGATTCAATTTATACTCACTCAATATCATGGGCATTACATACAAGAGAAGAAGCAAAGAAACCAGGAAACAGAAATAATTTTGATTTAGTTGGTGTGGTAATAGACAAATATTTACAATCAATGTCTAATGGGCAAACAAATGGAATACCACAAGGTAGTTTATTAATGGATTTTATCGCTGAGATTGTATTAGGTTATGTTGACTCTGAATTAAGTGAAAGAATAAAAATAAATGATATTAATAAAGAAGAGTTTAAAATTCTCAGATATAGAGATGATTATAGAATATTTGTAGATAATCCACAAATAGGAGAAAAAATAATAAAACACCTAAGTATTGTTCTCGCAGAATCAGGATTTAAAATTAATAGTGATAAAACAAAATCGTCAAAAAATATTATCAATGATTCAATCAAGGAAGATAAATTGTTTTATATCCATAATTATAAGTATTCAAAAAATATTCAATATGAATTACTAGTTATAAATAATTATGCAGACAAGTATCCAAATTCCGGAAGTCTTAATAAACTCTTACAAAAATTATTTAATAGAATAGAATCGTGGACAAGCACAAATCAAAACATAGAAGTAATAATTGGAATATTGATGCATATAGCATATAAAAATCCAATAACCTACCCTATAGCCGCATCGATTTTAAGTAAGTTTTTAAGCTTACTTTCTAATGATCAAGAAAAGATAAATATTATCGTTAAAATAATAGAAAAATTTAAAAAAATACCTAACACAGAACATCTTGACTTGTGGCTGCAAAGAGTAAGTTTAAATTTAAAAAATGATATTGAATATCTTGGAAGTCTTTGTGAAGTAGTAAAAAAAATAAAAAATATAGAAGTAATGGATAATAAGAAAATATGGAACAGCGAGTGGGTGAAAGGCTATCCTGAATTGTATAAGATTATAGAAAGTACTAATATAGTAAATTCTGAAATAATAGAAAAAATTGAAACTGTAATTAGGGAAGAAGAAGTTTTATTATTTGGAAAGAAAACGCAGTACTATAATTAG
- a CDS encoding DUF4433 domain-containing protein, translating to MTEIYIYRMTHIQNIPHILNHGLTTLSSPNNNPDYIAIGSRQIIKKRERSEERIPFYFCKKSPMLYCIQNGHYVSQKTSPHQIVYLVSSISILGSMKVNYFFTDGHLLSGNTKVFSKDRINDIYSILDFNAINAIYWNDNSEIKRKKEAECVVEQDLPLHSLIGFIVYNKDAFECVSGFVEEAGFADLKAKIKIDSKAYF from the coding sequence ATGACTGAAATTTATATTTATCGCATGACTCATATTCAAAATATTCCTCATATTTTGAATCATGGATTAACAACCTTAAGTTCCCCAAATAATAATCCTGATTATATAGCTATAGGAAGCAGACAGATTATTAAGAAAAGAGAGAGATCAGAAGAACGCATACCTTTTTATTTTTGTAAAAAAAGCCCGATGCTTTATTGTATTCAGAATGGGCATTACGTGTCTCAAAAAACTAGCCCCCATCAGATAGTATACCTAGTTTCAAGTATTTCAATATTGGGTTCTATGAAAGTTAATTATTTTTTTACAGATGGCCATCTTCTATCTGGCAACACTAAAGTATTCAGTAAAGATCGCATTAATGATATTTATTCAATCTTAGATTTTAATGCAATTAATGCTATATATTGGAATGATAATTCTGAAATAAAAAGGAAAAAGGAGGCTGAATGTGTTGTTGAGCAAGACCTGCCCTTGCATTCTCTGATTGGGTTCATAGTATATAATAAAGATGCTTTTGAATGTGTTTCTGGTTTTGTTGAAGAAGCTGGTTTCGCAGATTTAAAAGCTAAAATTAAAATAGATTCTAAAGCTTATTTCTAA
- a CDS encoding macro domain-containing protein, producing the protein MIKYINDGNLFESAADALVNTVNTQGVMGKGIALQFKGYFKKNFTVYKDYCKSGKLNVGSLLFVEDSSLLYGKKLIINFPTKTEWRKPSEYSYLESGLAELKKEIISRNISSIALPLLGAGNGGLEVAKVIKLIDRYLQNIPNCTIEVYLPNTIYRLKRNKKDVALTPARASLLAVLYDMVDYGYDTTNFATQKIIYLLQEFGAREYFKLDFKSGKYGPYADTIRHILFGLQDAYIFGNIDKNLKPFEPFGLMLDRKEEVLNYLSQPDNNHISSIVDMVKKFLQENKFYSDYYLELITSVGYIIKNNTNCDLESIKVELINWGDASGNLNKEVFANDKFLPQIIDLITQNIRHNSN; encoded by the coding sequence ATGATAAAGTACATCAATGACGGCAACTTATTTGAAAGTGCTGCTGATGCTTTAGTTAATACAGTAAATACCCAGGGGGTAATGGGTAAGGGTATTGCACTACAATTCAAAGGATACTTTAAGAAAAACTTTACAGTTTATAAAGATTATTGCAAATCAGGAAAATTAAATGTAGGTAGTTTGTTGTTTGTTGAAGATAGCTCACTCCTCTATGGTAAGAAACTCATAATAAATTTTCCAACAAAAACAGAATGGAGAAAACCATCAGAATATTCATATCTAGAGAGTGGATTAGCTGAATTAAAAAAAGAAATTATTAGCAGAAATATTTCATCTATTGCTCTACCATTACTAGGTGCAGGTAATGGAGGTTTGGAAGTAGCTAAAGTGATAAAGCTGATTGATCGCTATTTACAAAATATACCCAATTGCACTATTGAGGTTTATCTGCCAAATACTATCTATAGACTAAAGAGAAATAAAAAAGATGTTGCACTAACACCTGCAAGAGCTTCTTTGCTTGCAGTGCTATATGACATGGTTGATTATGGTTATGATACAACCAATTTTGCTACTCAAAAAATTATTTATTTACTACAGGAATTTGGAGCAAGAGAATATTTTAAATTAGACTTCAAAAGTGGAAAATATGGTCCTTATGCTGATACTATTAGGCATATTTTGTTTGGCTTGCAGGATGCTTATATCTTTGGAAATATTGACAAAAATCTAAAGCCATTTGAACCATTTGGGTTAATGTTAGACAGAAAAGAAGAAGTGCTGAACTACTTATCTCAACCAGATAATAATCATATTAGCAGTATTGTTGACATGGTAAAGAAATTTCTGCAGGAAAATAAATTTTATTCAGATTATTATCTTGAGTTAATTACTTCAGTTGGTTATATTATCAAAAATAATACTAACTGTGATCTTGAATCTATTAAAGTTGAGTTAATTAACTGGGGGGATGCTTCTGGTAATTTAAATAAAGAAGTTTTTGCAAATGATAAATTCCTACCGCAAATCATAGATTTAATTACACAAAATATTAGACATAATAGCAATTAG
- a CDS encoding Panacea domain-containing protein, giving the protein MYIATKYKITNNRSITQQLLYKLLSFYDFKHLREVGIPALNLKYLALEKGPVPQTLYDEIKSIKSTDKYTVQSATWNDQVREITPNGQPNLDLLSKYQLELLDNWLFIIEGHSTSTVREATHEQISSWRRAWNNKEANSKSAQMTYEDEFDSSESYPDAFIFYKSLNKKLI; this is encoded by the coding sequence ATGTACATTGCTACTAAATACAAAATAACAAATAACAGGTCAATTACACAGCAATTATTATATAAATTATTAAGTTTTTATGACTTTAAACACCTCAGAGAAGTTGGAATTCCAGCTTTAAATTTAAAGTATTTAGCATTAGAGAAAGGCCCAGTACCACAAACTTTATATGATGAAATTAAGAGCATAAAATCTACTGATAAATATACTGTCCAATCTGCGACATGGAATGATCAGGTACGCGAGATAACTCCTAACGGACAACCAAATCTAGATTTACTTTCCAAATATCAATTAGAATTACTTGACAATTGGTTATTTATTATTGAAGGACATTCCACTTCAACAGTCAGGGAAGCTACCCATGAACAAATATCATCATGGCGTAGGGCTTGGAACAATAAGGAGGCAAATTCAAAAAGCGCTCAAATGACCTATGAAGATGAATTTGATTCAAGTGAAAGCTACCCTGATGCTTTTATTTTTTATAAAAGTTTAAACAAGAAACTTATTTAG